ATTAGTCACAAATCATACGGAGTCTAGACGGGGAGTGTAGGCGGACTAGCGCTAGTTCGCCTACGTTTAATGTTGTGATACAATATTCAGGGTGTTGCAACAATACATCAAGCCCACGCCACGCGAACCGGCGATGCGCCAGGTGGGTAGCGATGCGGTGCGGGAGTTTGATAATAAAGGTATTGGGCATTAACAATCTAGTATGGCAATACTTCAGTTAGAGCCAGGCAATGGTTGACTATGTGAGTAGATTTAGTATGTAGTAACTGTGAAGGATTATTTTATGAAACGACGCCGATCGAAGAAAGACATAAGAATTGCGTTTGTCGCCCTTGGAGCCGGTTTCGTGGTGCTTATCGGTCTGATATATTTTCATCCGGTAACGTCAAAACCCGCAGCCATCAACCAGCCTATTGTAAAGAGCCGGATGATCTTACCCCAGACACAACCACGCCCCGATTCCCTGAAGACATCCGATGGTCAGTCTGGCCCCAGTGGTTATCGTATGCCCCCAAGAATGCCAACCGGCTCAACAATACGACAAGTTCGAATTCCTATAATCATGTACCATTATATTCGAATCAACGATCCAGAGGATGAAAAAGGTGTCAGTTTGTCAGTGTCACCGATGCACTTTGCTCAACAACTGGACGATCTCAAACAGCGTGGTTACCAGACAATTACGTTCCAAGATTTGATGAGTAGAAACTTGCCAAGCAAACCGATCATACTGACATTTGACGATGGTTATGAAGACTTTTATACCACGGCTTATCCGGAGTTGGCCAGGCACCAGATGACCGCGGTCGTGTATGTCATTGCCGATTTCCAGAAGCCGGAATATTTAACGCCCGGCCAGACATTATATTTAGCCAGCCGCGGTATCGAAATCGGATCGCATACCTTAGATCACGCTTCTCTCGATAAAACCTCCGCCCAAGAAACGATCAGGCAATTGACCGGCAGCAGACAATTGTTGGAACAAATGACGGGCCGGCCGGTGGTTAGCATAGCCTATCCCTTTGGTAGCTTTGATGCTGAGATTGAACGTCTGGCCATCCAAGCCGGGTATCAATTTGGGGTTACGACCGTAGGAGGGTTGGCTGATCTGGCACAACCAATGGAGCTGATGCGGTTTCGGGCTAAAGACATCGCGACTTTAGAATTTGATGATAATATTGCCAAGACTAACGCCAGCAGCAATTCAGAAATAAAATAACCACGATCCGGCCTGGCTTTTGAACAAGAATAATGATACAATAAAAACCTAGAATGGTTATTTTTGTGATATGGAAGACGTCAAAGCGATTATCGAAATTAAAGATATTGCCCGAACCTACCACGTTGGTCAGGTTAATGTTCCGGCTCTGAAAGGTGTCACGCTGACGCTCAATCGAGGCGAATTTCTGATTATCACGGGGCGAAATGGTTCCGGCAAATCAACTCTGCTGCATCAGCTGGGCCTATTGGATTACCCGGACAAGGGTACCATCCGATTGAACGGCCAAGAAGTGACCAGCCTGGCGGAATCAAAGCGGGCGGAATTGCGTCTGAACACATTAGGCTACGTATTTCAGGAATATGCCCTGATCGGAGAATTAACCGCTCTGGAGAATATAATGCTTCCCGCATTGGCCAAAGTAGGAAAATCCGCCTGCCGTCACAAAGCGTTAGAATTGCTAATACAGGTTGGTTTAAAGGGAAAGGAAAATCGTCTGCCCAGCCAATTGTCCGGTGGTGAACAACAAAAGGTGGCCATCGCTCGCGCGCTGGTGAACGATCCCGAGGTTATCTTTGCCGACGAACCAACGGCTAATCTCGATATTCGTGCCGCCGAGGACGTGCTCGAAATTTTTAAAGTACTTAATAATACCGGGCATACCATTGTGATGATCACACACGAACCGGAAGAGGTTGCATACGGAAATCGGGTGATCGAGCTGGTAGATGGGAGGCTGAAATGAATCGATTCTTTGCTTTGCCGGCATTTTTAGTCAATCGATTCATTAAGCGGGGCAGTCCGTGGACCTTTTCGTTGACGATCGTTTTGATTGCCATCGCCTTTATCAATCTAGTGTTTGTGACCTCTCTATTTCAGGGCATAATCAACGGCGCGAACGAACAGATTATCAATACTATCAGCGGGCACGTGATGATCCGGCCATCTCAAGGCCAGGACACCTTTACTAATGCACCGCAAATATTAGCAATGGCCAAAAACACTGCCGGCGTTAAGGCGGCCACGGCCGAACTCACCTTTCCGTCATCATTGCAGTATAACGGCATCAAGGGTAACTGGACTACGATCGCGATCGACCCCGATGTTGAGCGGACGGTAACGAACATTGCTGACACAATGATTGAAGGATCGTATTTGTCAGAGAATGACACCAATGGAATAGTTTTGGGGTATCAGATTTCCGGCGGGCACAATGCCGACATGGAAGCGTTTTCATTCCGGGGTGCCAAAGTGGGCGAAAAGGTAACTCTAACCGTAAATGGAATTCAGCGCGACTTCACGATCAGGGGAATCTATAATTCAAAGTTTATCAATTCGGATCAGCGGGCGTTTATTAATCGAACAGCGGTGGAGGAGATGATGCCCCAACTGAAAAACACGGCTACCACCATACTGATCCGACAGGAGTCCAGCGGGGACGAAGACGAAACGATCGCTAATCTGGCAGCGGCCGGTATCAAAGGAGAATTTATTCCTTGGGAGGACGCGGCCGGCATGATGAAGTCAATCACGGCGAGCTTCTTAAGCATAAATGTGCTGATGACCATTGTGGGCGTATTAATCGCCGCGGTGACAATATTTATCGTGGTATATATTGACATATCCAACCGTCGTCGGCAGATTGGTATTTTGCGCGCGATCGGTTTACCGGTCCAGGTGATCCGTTCGACCTATGTTTTGCAAACACTGACCTATTCGGTGTTCGGTGTCGCGCTAGGATTGATATTGTTTTTCGCGGCCATTGTACCGTACTTCCAGGCACACCCGTTCCGTCTACCAATTGTCGACGCGACATTGCAAATTAGTCCGATTGATTTTCCGATTCGCATCGGGGTGGTAATTCTCGTGGCGCTGGTGTCGGGGCTAGTGCCCACGATTATGATTACTCGGGATAAGATATTGAACGCCATCAGGGGAAGATAGGTGGTCAATTCAAAATTCAAAATGTAGAATGCAAAATGAAAGTAGTTCTCGCGACGAGAACAATAAATTATGAAAAGATGCGCGTGGCCCGGAACGGATGAATTAATGATTACTTACCATGACGCTGAATGGGGCGTGCCGGTGCACGATGATCGGACGCTGTTTGAGTATCTGGTGCTGGATTGTTTTCAAGCCGGTTTAAGTTGGCGAACGATATTACACAAACGCCGGAACTTCGAAAAAGCATTTGCCAAGTTCAATCCCCAGAAAGTCGCGCTGTTTAAAGCCGCGGACATCAAGCGCTTACTCCAAGATGCCGGCATTATTCGCAACCGGCTAAAAATCGAGGGCACAGTGCGCAATGCCCGGGCGTTTCTGGTGGTTCAAAAAGAATATGGCAGTTTTGATAAATATATATGGCAATTTACCGGCGGGCGGATGATCAACAATGAATGGAAGACAACCAAACAAATCCCGGCCAGTTCGTCGGAGTCAGACGCGATGAGCCAAGATTTGAAAAAGCGTGGATTTAGTTTTGTCGGCACAACGATATGTTACGCTTTTATGCAAGCGGCTGGGATGGTCAACGATCACACGACGGACTGTTTTCGATATCACAAAATATAATTAGATATCATGGAATTTATTGATGTAGTTAATGAACGCAATCAGGTAATTGGCCAAATAGCCAAGTCAGAGTTGTATGAAAAGAAACCACATCATCGGATTGTGCATGTATTATTATATAATGATCGCGGTGAAATGGCATTGCAGTTGCGGAGCTCTACTGTGTCATTCTGTCCCAACCATTGGGTGACGACGGTGGGCGGACACGTTCAAGCCGGCGAAACGACCGAGGCGGCCGCCAAGCGGGAAATGATGGAAGAGATTGGCGTCGACCTGCCTCTGGAACACGTATTTGACGCGGAATATCTGCCGCCGACCCTGCCGGGCGTAATTAAGTTTCTGACAATATTCAAAGCCACGTATAACGGTCCGTTCACGCCCGATCCAAACGATGTAGCTAAAGTGGAGTATTTTCCCATGTCGGAAATATATAAAATGCCGGATCGCGGCGCGCAGTTTCATCCCGAGTTATCGTTCCTAATTAGCAAACTTACATCATAAATTTAAAGAAATAAACTACTATATGCAATCTCACACCAAAACAGCAATCGTACTTGCACTAGGAACGGCAGTTATTTCAGGAGTTGCCAACTTCGTAAACAAATTTGGCCTAAGCTCCTCGGGTGATCCAGTTGTTTATACCTTGGTTAAAAATGGTGTCGCGGCTTTGTTCTGTATCAGCGTTGTGGTAGCGGTAATTCGTCGCCGTGAGCTGAAGCAATTACGACGCAGCGACTGGCTCAAGCTATTATTGATCGGCGGTGTCGGAGGCAGCATTCCATTTATACTATTTTTCACCGGTTTGGCCCAAACAACAGCGGTATCAGCCTCGTTTATTCACAAGTCACTATTTTTGTGGGTCGCTTTGTTGGCGGTGCCATTGTTAAAAGAGCGAATCGGTATGTTGCAGGGAGTGGCGCTGGCACTGTTGCTGGTGGGTAACGGTTTCATTGGTAAGGTGACCAGATTTGGACGTGGCGAGATATTAATCATGATCGCCACGCTGTTGTGGGCGGTGGAAACAGTGATTATTAAACACGTTTTGAAAAACATATCCAGCTGGACCGTGGCGGCGGCTCGGATGGGCATTGGCGCAGTGATTCTATTTGGCGTGGTAGCGTTTCAAGGCAAGCTGGATATTCTCGGTGACTATTCACTGACGCAATGGGGTTGGACAGCCCTAACCGGGCTAATATTATTCGGATATGTGGTTACTTGGACGGCCGCTCTAAAGCGAGCTCCGGTCACATTGGTGGCTAGTTTGCTGGTACCGGCCGCGTTCATTACCAGTCTATGCTCCTCGCTGTATTCCGGCCAGGCTTTAACCAGTGCCGAATGGTATGGTGCCATGTTCTTTGTCGTGGGCAGCGTTCTGTTATTCTTAAGCTATCGAACTGTAAATCACATCCGACATGATCGCACCCAACCCAGCCACTCTTGACGCAATTTCGTCCTGTTACGCCTACGGCTTCACAGGACTACGATGCGCGGGACTCGGAGGCACGTTGTTATGGTTGTAATACCTAAACTGAAGTTGAATGATGCGCACGCCGCTACTCTTGATGGCGTAGCGCGCTGCGCTCGGTATGGTTTTGGACCAAACAAACTCCATCTGTGCGGCCCGGATGCCAATCGGGAAGTTTTGTCATATATCAAGGCCGGAGCCAGCGATCCTGGCTTGGAACGATTGCTGACCGGTTTTAAAACCCTGTATCCATACTTGAAACAAATTGCCGAGGCCAATCGAATCGCGGACCCGTTTGATGATCGGGTGGTGGAAGCGTATTGGATTGGTAATAGTTTATTGGAAACGATCTCACCCAAGATATTCTTTCGCCACCTTGCCGAAACTTTGGGCTTGAAAAAACGCTACGACCCCAAGTCATTTGAGCAATTGGTAAACAAGCTGCCCAAAGGTGCCCGCATGCACCATTCGTTTCATGTCCTCAACGCCTACAAGCGCACCGGACACGACGCGATCTGGCATAATCTAGAAAGTATGGACGCGTGCCGGGTCAGCTGGGGTAAGGTAGTGCGAACCGATGGACCTAAAGTAATTCTTAAGCGCCGGCCATTGATATTGAACGGTCACCTATTAGAATTAGGTGCAGCGGTCGAATATACCACTTCTCGTCAATTAGACGCGGCGCCCGAGTTTGATGAGTTGGTGCCGGGGCAATGGGTATCGCTTCATTGGCATAAGATGTGCGAGGTAATCAACGAACCGCAGGTGCGTCAGTTGCTGTATTACACGTTGAAGCATATGGCGCTGTCGAATCAGACGCTTTAGTAACCACCCCCACCCCCTCCTCTGAGAGGAGGGGAGATATTCGGTCGTCCTTCGCCTACGTCCCGTCTCTCGCGAGTGACGGGACTGCGCTCAGGACGATAAAGAACGTTCCCCTCCTTTTAAACCACCCCTGAGGCGGATGCTGGGTGGTTGGTGGGCTTGTTAACGAATGTATTAATTTCATTATGATGATGCTATAATTATCAACATGACAAAAGAAATTTGGTTATTTGGTAACATTGATCTACCACAAGACTCTCTGCCGTTACGGCTGCAGGAGCGTTTGAGTAGCGAATTCCCCAATATAAAATTTATTGTCCAGGACCCTTTGGATGAATGGGTGATGCCCGAGCAACTATATATCATCGATACCGTCCAGGGTTTAGACAAAGTAACGGTGTTTAATTCACTCGATCAATTCCAAAAGACACCCAGTGTTACCATGCACGATTTTGACCTGGGTATGCAATTACGCATGTTGCAAAAAGTCGGCCAGCTGCCCAAACTGACGATATTTGGCGTACCATCAGGCGCTCCGGAAGATGACGTTCTTACTCAGCTGATTGAAGCTATCAGGACACTGCTGGGTAAATAAGTAATTGATCGCATAGTGAATGAATGGTACTCTATACATAGGAGGAGTCTTGGCCTACGCGGTTAGAAGGAGGCAGCCATGTTCTTTCGTTTGATGATCCATACAGAAGCTTACGGAAATCGGCATTTCCGAGGCACGATGAAGGTATTGCTGCGCGGAGAGCAGGATCAGGAATTCGTGTTGGGATTCGTGTTTCGGAGAATCGAAGGTCAATCACCTTCACATCTGGTGATTACCCAGGTCGGTCGCGCACTCTACCGCTACCACAACATCCACGACGCCAACCGGAATCTGAGTTACACCGGTATGAAGCAAGCGATTCTGATGCTGTTCATCAGGTATACGCTGCGCGGCATAATCGAGCTGCGCGTACGCCAACCAGGCGCCGGTCACCACAAGTGCGGTATTACTCGGATCGACGCGATGGCGGGTGAATGGACGGTCGGCGATGGCATACTTGACCAGGTGGTCGAGTTGGATGAAACACCAATGGTGGTGTATGCGGCCGTGATGGCTCAGCGGGCAGCGTAATTACAACGCTGTCCTTTCTATTTATTTATCCGCAGTTTCAAGAAGTGTGACGCACAGCTCATACATGGATCGTAAGCGCGAATCAGTTTTTCTAATTCCAGTTGGATTGTTTCCAGGCTGGGGTCGGATGGCAACAACTCCTCGACGCGGCGAGCCAGGTCTTGCTCGATGTTAATTTGATTTTGGCCGGTCGGTACTACAATCTCGCCTTCGGTCACTTTGCCGTCAGCCGCGATGGCGACTTTGTGGTACAGGGTACCGCGCGGGGCTTCAATCACACCGACGCCCACACCCGATGTTCGGACCGGGACAGCCGGTGCTTCTTTGACAAACTTATGTGAGCGCAATAATTCTATGCCATGGTCGATGCAGTGCAATATTTCAATCGCTTGGGCGACGTTGTTGTCAAATACATTAGTAGACGGGAAACGTTTCAACGCTTCGGCCGCGTCGCGTTTGGTATCGGGATGCAATGTCTCTCTGGAAAGGTTCAATCGAGCCAATGAGCCGACCAAATATGTCTTGCCTTTATACGTGTAGCCAGAGGCGTGGGAATAGGGCAACACCACGTGTTCTAGGTGGCTACGGAATTTATCTTCCGAAATGATCTGGCCATCATCACAAACAATTTCTCCCTCCAAGAAGCTAAATGGATTGGCCACTAGTGCCATGAAGTCAGTTTTGCGATCAAACTTGAATGGGCTGTCCAAAAATATTTTGATCGTGCGCAATACAGCTGGACGAGCGGCGCTGAGCTTCTCAATCGCGGCCGCAATCTCTTCCGGCTTGGGTACGTTCAGGAAGCCGCCGATGGTCGGGTTAATACCGTGCACACTACGACCGGCAATAATTATCGATAAATAGTTACCGGCTGCCTTGATTTCAAACGCGTCGTGCAGAATCTGATGCTCTTCCGGTATATTTTCGTCAAACTCAAAGAATGAATCTTTGCCATGCATATCCGGTAAAGCGAATAGATACAGGTGCAAAGCATGGTCCCGGATATTCAATCCATACATCGACAGATTTTTCATAATCTGAGATTGGGGGGATGGTACGATACCTAGAGCTTTTTCGCAGGCCTCAATACTACAGAGCAGGTGTGCGTTAGAGCAGGTACCGCAAATACGAGCCAGCAGCGTGGGGATGGTTCGATATGGTTTACCACGGAGAGCCTGGGTATAAAAACGCTTGAACTCGGTAATACTAAAGCGACAGTGCTCAACTTTGCCATTGGCGACTTTAACGTCCAGCGTGGCCGAACCCTCGACTTTGGTTATTTCGGTTTTGAGATTGAAATCAACCAGGTGCATAACTAAACGGTTATATTAAATTCTTTCAAAGCCGCGTCAAGCACAGCCAAGAACGTTTTTTCGACCATCGGACAACCAGGCACGGAAGCATCGACGGTAACCACGTCGGCGATCTTCAATACCTTGGGCAGGTATTTGAACTTATCCAAGATGGGCTGGATTTCAGCTTTACGTAATTCGTCAAAATCATTGCGCTGTGATGAAGGCAGGCCGATGCAGGCACAGGCGCCAATCACCACCACTTTCTTTGATTTCGCTCGGATCTCTTTGACTTTGGCCACGTGCTCGTCGGATGTTAAAGCACCCTCAATAAAGGCCACATCCAGCTCATCGAGGACGTTATGACTTTGTAAAACGCGGGCATGTCGGATATCGAGTACTTTTTTCCAAGTTTCCCAATGATCGTTCATCAATTCGGTAAAGACAATCGTGCTGTCTTCACAGCAGCTGAACGAAAACCAGCCGATGCGGAGTTTTTTAGTTGGTGTGGGTGTGCTTGCCATAAAGATATTTTATCATATTTAAAGATAATTGTCCCATTTTGTCATTCTGAATTAGACGCTAATGTGGTATACTGCCATTATGAAGATATATTTTGCCGGGTCGATCAGAAGCGGGCGGCGGGATCAGCCTTATCAAAAAAGCATAATTGAAATACTTCA
This sequence is a window from Patescibacteria group bacterium. Protein-coding genes within it:
- a CDS encoding DNA-3-methyladenine glycosylase I, translated to MKRCAWPGTDELMITYHDAEWGVPVHDDRTLFEYLVLDCFQAGLSWRTILHKRRNFEKAFAKFNPQKVALFKAADIKRLLQDAGIIRNRLKIEGTVRNARAFLVVQKEYGSFDKYIWQFTGGRMINNEWKTTKQIPASSSESDAMSQDLKKRGFSFVGTTICYAFMQAAGMVNDHTTDCFRYHKI
- a CDS encoding FtsX-like permease family protein, with protein sequence MNRFFALPAFLVNRFIKRGSPWTFSLTIVLIAIAFINLVFVTSLFQGIINGANEQIINTISGHVMIRPSQGQDTFTNAPQILAMAKNTAGVKAATAELTFPSSLQYNGIKGNWTTIAIDPDVERTVTNIADTMIEGSYLSENDTNGIVLGYQISGGHNADMEAFSFRGAKVGEKVTLTVNGIQRDFTIRGIYNSKFINSDQRAFINRTAVEEMMPQLKNTATTILIRQESSGDEDETIANLAAAGIKGEFIPWEDAAGMMKSITASFLSINVLMTIVGVLIAAVTIFIVVYIDISNRRRQIGILRAIGLPVQVIRSTYVLQTLTYSVFGVALGLILFFAAIVPYFQAHPFRLPIVDATLQISPIDFPIRIGVVILVALVSGLVPTIMITRDKILNAIRGR
- a CDS encoding nickel-dependent hydrogenase large subunit produces the protein MHLVDFNLKTEITKVEGSATLDVKVANGKVEHCRFSITEFKRFYTQALRGKPYRTIPTLLARICGTCSNAHLLCSIEACEKALGIVPSPQSQIMKNLSMYGLNIRDHALHLYLFALPDMHGKDSFFEFDENIPEEHQILHDAFEIKAAGNYLSIIIAGRSVHGINPTIGGFLNVPKPEEIAAAIEKLSAARPAVLRTIKIFLDSPFKFDRKTDFMALVANPFSFLEGEIVCDDGQIISEDKFRSHLEHVVLPYSHASGYTYKGKTYLVGSLARLNLSRETLHPDTKRDAAEALKRFPSTNVFDNNVAQAIEILHCIDHGIELLRSHKFVKEAPAVPVRTSGVGVGVIEAPRGTLYHKVAIAADGKVTEGEIVVPTGQNQINIEQDLARRVEELLPSDPSLETIQLELEKLIRAYDPCMSCASHFLKLRINK
- a CDS encoding DMT family transporter; translation: MQSHTKTAIVLALGTAVISGVANFVNKFGLSSSGDPVVYTLVKNGVAALFCISVVVAVIRRRELKQLRRSDWLKLLLIGGVGGSIPFILFFTGLAQTTAVSASFIHKSLFLWVALLAVPLLKERIGMLQGVALALLLVGNGFIGKVTRFGRGEILIMIATLLWAVETVIIKHVLKNISSWTVAAARMGIGAVILFGVVAFQGKLDILGDYSLTQWGWTALTGLILFGYVVTWTAALKRAPVTLVASLLVPAAFITSLCSSLYSGQALTSAEWYGAMFFVVGSVLLFLSYRTVNHIRHDRTQPSHS
- a CDS encoding DUF6390 family protein — its product is MVVIPKLKLNDAHAATLDGVARCARYGFGPNKLHLCGPDANREVLSYIKAGASDPGLERLLTGFKTLYPYLKQIAEANRIADPFDDRVVEAYWIGNSLLETISPKIFFRHLAETLGLKKRYDPKSFEQLVNKLPKGARMHHSFHVLNAYKRTGHDAIWHNLESMDACRVSWGKVVRTDGPKVILKRRPLILNGHLLELGAAVEYTTSRQLDAAPEFDELVPGQWVSLHWHKMCEVINEPQVRQLLYYTLKHMALSNQTL
- a CDS encoding NUDIX domain-containing protein, with translation MEFIDVVNERNQVIGQIAKSELYEKKPHHRIVHVLLYNDRGEMALQLRSSTVSFCPNHWVTTVGGHVQAGETTEAAAKREMMEEIGVDLPLEHVFDAEYLPPTLPGVIKFLTIFKATYNGPFTPDPNDVAKVEYFPMSEIYKMPDRGAQFHPELSFLISKLTS
- a CDS encoding ABC transporter ATP-binding protein, with protein sequence MEDVKAIIEIKDIARTYHVGQVNVPALKGVTLTLNRGEFLIITGRNGSGKSTLLHQLGLLDYPDKGTIRLNGQEVTSLAESKRAELRLNTLGYVFQEYALIGELTALENIMLPALAKVGKSACRHKALELLIQVGLKGKENRLPSQLSGGEQQKVAIARALVNDPEVIFADEPTANLDIRAAEDVLEIFKVLNNTGHTIVMITHEPEEVAYGNRVIELVDGRLK
- a CDS encoding polysaccharide deacetylase family protein gives rise to the protein MKDYFMKRRRSKKDIRIAFVALGAGFVVLIGLIYFHPVTSKPAAINQPIVKSRMILPQTQPRPDSLKTSDGQSGPSGYRMPPRMPTGSTIRQVRIPIIMYHYIRINDPEDEKGVSLSVSPMHFAQQLDDLKQRGYQTITFQDLMSRNLPSKPIILTFDDGYEDFYTTAYPELARHQMTAVVYVIADFQKPEYLTPGQTLYLASRGIEIGSHTLDHASLDKTSAQETIRQLTGSRQLLEQMTGRPVVSIAYPFGSFDAEIERLAIQAGYQFGVTTVGGLADLAQPMELMRFRAKDIATLEFDDNIAKTNASSNSEIK